The following proteins are encoded in a genomic region of Paenibacillus sp. FSL R7-0273:
- the sufU gene encoding Fe-S cluster assembly sulfur transfer protein SufU, protein MNLDDLYRRVIMDHYKNPRNRGSFEDDALKIELNNPTCGDRITLQLKVEDGIVKDARYSGEGCSISMSSASMMTEAVKGQSIERALELADSFSSLMKGEDADFGDYEDIEALSGVNKFPARIKCATLAWNALRKGIETEEGHQQH, encoded by the coding sequence ATGAACTTGGATGACCTGTATAGACGCGTTATTATGGATCATTATAAAAATCCCCGGAACCGCGGTTCTTTTGAAGACGATGCACTAAAAATTGAACTGAACAACCCTACCTGCGGCGACCGGATTACGCTGCAGCTCAAAGTAGAGGACGGCATCGTCAAGGATGCCCGCTACAGCGGAGAAGGCTGCTCGATTAGCATGTCGTCCGCTTCGATGATGACGGAAGCGGTCAAAGGCCAGAGCATTGAACGTGCGCTTGAGCTGGCTGACAGCTTTTCCTCTCTGATGAAGGGTGAAGATGCAGATTTCGGAGACTACGAGGATATAGAAGCCCTGTCCGGTGTTAATAAATTTCCGGCGCGGATCAAATGTGCCACCCTGGCCTGGAACGCGCTGCGCAAAGGCATTGAAACAGAAGAAGGGCACCAACAACATTAG
- a CDS encoding amidohydrolase: MTLTLFKNGNLSAAGHPGDDAVLVEDGLIRAIGNGSELSLQLAGRRAAVVDWDGGHVLPGLTDAHVHLGMHGMKLDMLDFTGMTSKEEMLQAIRERAALTPPGEWILGLNWNENEFRPAAAPHLSELDAVTQQHPVFLTRTCFHAFLGNSEAFRRAGVTASTPDFASGAYGRDSGGGLNGWIYEDAVQPFNEVQPAPDYAALKQAVRRGIADALSLGLTAVHTEDLRLLGSVETMLRIHRELREEGMLFRTHQLLYYAYLQEAEQLGLAAGSGDEWLRLGAVKLFADGAIGGRTALLEQPYSDAPETSGIAIHTQEGLNDIVSAARRLGYPVAVHAIGDAAARMTLAAMQHQPLRPDAALPDRFIHAQVLNRGLVEQMASMRLIADIQPRFVASDFPWVLDRVGPERAGYLYAWKKLLAAGIPCAGGSDAPIEPLSPFLGMHAAVTRCRPGERHEGYLPEERLNPAEALRLFTEGSASAAGEQRERGRIAPGFRADFTVTDRDITADAEEMLNVKVRMTVVNGAVAYSAD, from the coding sequence ATGACGTTAACCTTATTTAAAAATGGAAATCTTTCAGCAGCCGGACACCCCGGCGATGATGCTGTGCTGGTAGAGGACGGCCTCATCAGGGCTATTGGAAATGGGAGCGAGCTCTCCCTGCAGCTGGCCGGACGCCGGGCGGCTGTCGTTGACTGGGACGGCGGGCACGTCCTGCCCGGACTTACAGATGCCCATGTGCATCTGGGTATGCACGGCATGAAGCTGGACATGCTGGATTTCACCGGCATGACCTCCAAAGAGGAGATGCTGCAGGCGATCAGGGAGCGGGCGGCACTTACGCCTCCGGGAGAATGGATTCTCGGCCTCAACTGGAACGAGAATGAGTTCAGGCCTGCCGCCGCTCCGCACCTCTCAGAGCTTGACGCAGTGACACAGCAGCATCCGGTATTCCTGACCCGGACCTGCTTCCACGCATTCCTCGGCAACAGCGAGGCGTTCCGGCGGGCAGGCGTCACGGCTTCCACGCCTGACTTCGCCTCCGGCGCTTACGGCCGCGACAGCGGCGGAGGACTGAACGGCTGGATTTACGAGGATGCCGTCCAGCCGTTCAATGAGGTGCAGCCGGCGCCGGATTACGCCGCGCTGAAACAGGCGGTGCGCCGCGGCATTGCAGACGCGCTCTCCCTCGGGCTGACCGCGGTCCACACGGAGGACCTGCGGCTCCTGGGCAGCGTGGAGACCATGCTGCGGATCCACCGTGAGCTGCGGGAGGAGGGCATGCTTTTCCGCACCCATCAGCTGCTCTACTACGCCTATCTGCAGGAGGCGGAGCAGCTCGGGCTCGCAGCGGGCAGCGGGGATGAATGGCTGCGGCTTGGTGCAGTCAAGCTGTTCGCCGACGGGGCGATCGGCGGGCGGACAGCCCTGCTGGAGCAGCCGTACAGCGATGCGCCAGAAACCTCAGGGATAGCGATTCATACCCAGGAGGGGCTGAATGATATCGTCAGCGCCGCCCGCAGGCTCGGGTATCCGGTGGCGGTGCATGCCATCGGCGATGCTGCGGCGCGGATGACGCTGGCCGCGATGCAGCATCAGCCGCTCCGGCCGGATGCGGCGCTGCCGGACCGGTTCATCCACGCCCAGGTGCTGAACCGCGGCCTGGTGGAGCAGATGGCCTCCATGCGGCTGATCGCGGATATCCAGCCGCGGTTTGTGGCCAGCGACTTTCCGTGGGTGCTGGACCGGGTCGGCCCGGAGCGGGCAGGCTATCTCTATGCCTGGAAGAAGCTGCTGGCCGCAGGCATTCCCTGCGCCGGTGGCAGCGACGCCCCGATCGAGCCGCTTAGCCCGTTCCTGGGCATGCATGCCGCGGTTACACGGTGCAGGCCCGGGGAGCGTCATGAGGGCTATCTGCCGGAGGAAAGGCTGAATCCGGCTGAAGCGCTTCGTCTGTTCACAGAGGGCAGCGCCTCAGCGGCCGGTGAGCAGCGGGAACGGGGGCGTATCGCACCTGGCTTCCGCGCAGATTTTACCGTTACAGACCGTGATATTACGGCAGATGCTGAGGAGATGCTGAACGTTAAGGTGCGGATGACGGTGGTTAACGGTGCGGTGGCGTACAGCGCAGATTAA
- the sufC gene encoding Fe-S cluster assembly ATPase SufC, with the protein MAADFVIEGLKANIEGKEILKGINLQMKGGEIHAIMGPNGTGKSTLASALMGHPKYEVTEGTAILEGEDLLEMAVDERARAGLFLAMQYPSEIAGVTNSDFLRSAINSRREEGKEISLIRFIRQMEAKMKELEMNPEFLHRYLNEGFSGGEKKRNEILQMMMLDPKIVILDEIDSGLDIDALKIVAEGVNAMRSPERGFLVITHYQRLLNYIKPDYVHVMMQGRIVKSGGPELAERLEAEGYEWVKEELGIEDETVGQEA; encoded by the coding sequence ATGGCAGCAGATTTTGTCATTGAGGGACTGAAAGCGAACATTGAAGGGAAAGAAATTCTGAAGGGGATTAATCTTCAGATGAAGGGCGGAGAAATCCATGCCATCATGGGACCTAACGGTACCGGTAAAAGTACGCTTGCTTCCGCACTGATGGGTCACCCGAAATATGAGGTTACTGAAGGTACTGCTATTCTAGAGGGTGAAGACCTGCTGGAAATGGCAGTGGACGAACGTGCACGTGCAGGCCTGTTCCTCGCCATGCAGTATCCGAGTGAAATCGCCGGAGTAACGAACTCTGACTTCCTGCGCAGCGCGATTAACTCCCGCCGCGAAGAGGGGAAAGAAATCTCCCTGATCCGCTTCATCCGCCAGATGGAGGCGAAGATGAAGGAACTGGAGATGAATCCGGAATTCCTGCACCGCTATTTGAATGAAGGCTTCTCCGGCGGTGAGAAGAAGCGTAATGAAATTCTTCAGATGATGATGCTGGATCCTAAAATCGTCATTCTTGACGAAATTGACTCCGGCCTTGATATTGATGCATTGAAGATTGTAGCTGAAGGCGTAAACGCTATGAGAAGCCCGGAACGCGGTTTCCTGGTCATTACCCACTATCAGCGCCTGCTTAACTACATCAAGCCTGATTATGTGCATGTCATGATGCAGGGACGCATTGTTAAATCCGGCGGACCTGAGCTGGCAGAGCGTCTTGAAGCAGAAGGCTATGAATGGGTTAAGGAAGAGCTCGGCATTGAAGATGAAACTGTAGGACAAGAAGCATAA
- the sufD gene encoding Fe-S cluster assembly protein SufD, translated as MTTQTILPVDAERLSELSQSGGEPGWLKDSRLQALALAAELELPKLEKTRIDRWNVNNYGSYKAGKPLAALNEAPAAIAALIKDQEQGSLIIQQNSGVVYTRLAPELAAQGVIFTDLQTAAKEHGDLVQRYLHKAVLPGEHSIAALHAALWNGGVFLYVPKNVVIDTPLQAVLFTDDAKASFVPHILIVADTNSSVTYVDNYVSDKAEAGLHNGAVEVFVGAGAKVRFATVHQLGEDTTDVTYRRAVIENDGTIEWIVGEMNYGDTASDTKSVLKGNGSSSDAKVIAVGSGSQKLNYTTQAQHFGKNTPSDMITRAVMRESANSIINGITKIEKGATRADGQQTEKVLMLSPKARGDANPILLIDEDDVTAGHAASVGQVNPEQVYYLMSRGITRHDAEKLIIYGFLAPVVSQIPLEGLRNQLQTLVERKLGQ; from the coding sequence ATGACGACGCAAACCATTCTTCCGGTGGATGCCGAACGGCTCAGCGAATTATCGCAGAGCGGCGGTGAGCCGGGCTGGCTGAAGGACAGCCGCCTTCAGGCTCTGGCACTGGCAGCCGAGCTGGAGCTGCCGAAACTGGAGAAAACGCGGATTGACCGCTGGAACGTGAACAACTATGGAAGCTACAAAGCGGGTAAGCCGCTTGCTGCACTTAATGAAGCACCTGCAGCTATAGCTGCGCTGATTAAGGACCAGGAGCAGGGAAGCCTGATTATTCAACAGAATTCAGGCGTTGTATACACGCGTCTGGCGCCTGAGCTGGCTGCTCAGGGTGTAATCTTCACTGATCTGCAGACAGCTGCCAAAGAGCACGGGGATCTTGTACAGCGTTATCTGCATAAGGCTGTATTGCCGGGCGAGCATTCTATTGCGGCGCTGCATGCGGCACTGTGGAACGGCGGGGTGTTCCTCTATGTTCCGAAGAATGTTGTTATTGATACTCCACTGCAGGCAGTACTGTTCACCGATGATGCAAAGGCTTCTTTTGTTCCGCATATCCTGATTGTTGCTGACACGAACAGCTCTGTTACCTATGTAGACAACTATGTATCTGACAAGGCTGAAGCAGGTCTTCACAACGGAGCGGTTGAAGTGTTTGTCGGCGCCGGGGCGAAGGTGCGTTTCGCGACTGTCCATCAGCTTGGCGAGGACACCACGGATGTAACTTACCGCCGGGCTGTCATCGAGAATGACGGTACGATTGAGTGGATTGTCGGTGAAATGAACTATGGTGATACAGCGAGCGATACCAAGTCTGTGCTCAAGGGCAACGGCTCAAGCTCGGATGCCAAAGTGATTGCAGTAGGCTCGGGTTCCCAGAAATTGAACTACACTACTCAAGCACAGCATTTTGGCAAAAACACGCCAAGTGACATGATTACCCGTGCAGTTATGCGCGAATCCGCAAACTCCATTATTAACGGAATTACAAAGATCGAGAAGGGTGCTACAAGAGCTGACGGCCAGCAGACGGAAAAAGTACTGATGCTGAGCCCGAAAGCGCGCGGAGACGCCAATCCGATTCTGCTCATAGACGAAGACGATGTAACAGCAGGCCATGCCGCTTCCGTAGGACAGGTCAATCCCGAGCAGGTGTACTACCTGATGTCCCGCGGAATCACACGGCATGACGCAGAGAAACTTATCATATACGGCTTCCTGGCACCTGTCGTGTCGCAAATTCCACTTGAGGGACTGCGTAATCAGCTCCAGACTCTTGTGGAAAGGAAGTTGGGCCAATGA
- a CDS encoding methyltransferase domain-containing protein, whose amino-acid sequence MKIDIGCGSAKESGYLGIDRTAYPGVDIVCNINEEIPLPDNTAEFVMASRVLPYVDNLMTVLAEIYRISCHKAVVCILAPYAHSYPHSSNPFFKQKFDEYTPRYLTGSFFQPPSSPLSPAVPDYPVPVPPFDYRLLRMELFYQYPFDQSLYETEELDILKTLQANVVHEIMYHFVVVKKDISHAELEAMSRNPQPEPRVLLERRRLSRLREDLF is encoded by the coding sequence TTGAAAATCGATATCGGCTGCGGTTCCGCCAAAGAATCAGGTTATCTGGGAATCGACCGGACTGCATACCCCGGAGTGGATATAGTCTGTAACATTAATGAAGAAATACCGCTTCCGGACAACACCGCCGAGTTCGTCATGGCCAGCCGGGTGCTGCCTTACGTGGACAATCTGATGACTGTGCTGGCGGAAATATACCGGATCAGCTGCCATAAGGCCGTTGTCTGCATTCTGGCTCCATACGCGCACAGCTATCCGCACAGCTCCAATCCTTTTTTCAAGCAGAAGTTCGACGAATACACCCCCCGCTATTTAACAGGAAGCTTCTTTCAGCCGCCCTCCAGCCCGCTTTCACCGGCAGTCCCTGATTATCCGGTTCCCGTGCCTCCGTTTGACTACAGGCTGCTCCGGATGGAGCTGTTCTACCAGTATCCGTTTGACCAGTCGCTGTATGAGACGGAGGAGCTTGATATCCTGAAGACGCTTCAGGCCAATGTCGTCCACGAGATCATGTACCATTTCGTTGTGGTCAAAAAGGACATTTCCCATGCCGAGCTTGAAGCCATGAGCCGTAATCCCCAACCTGAGCCGCGCGTACTGCTGGAGCGCAGACGGCTAAGCCGGCTGAGAGAAGACCTTTTCTGA
- a CDS encoding Dps family protein, with product MAKAANKVDTTSLEQVLNRQVANLNILYVKLHNYHWYVKGEQFFSLHEKFEELYDDVTLKMDEVAERLLSIKGSPAATLKEYLEIGTIQEATGKEDTRGMVQTLIEDFATVAEELTEGIELAEEISDQPTADLFIRIRTDLEKNQWMLRSFLGA from the coding sequence ATGGCAAAAGCAGCAAACAAAGTCGATACAACTTCACTGGAACAAGTACTTAACCGCCAGGTGGCGAACCTGAACATACTGTATGTAAAGCTCCATAATTATCACTGGTATGTGAAGGGTGAACAGTTCTTCTCCCTGCACGAGAAATTTGAAGAGCTGTATGATGATGTTACCCTCAAAATGGACGAGGTGGCCGAACGCCTGCTGAGCATCAAGGGCAGTCCTGCTGCAACGCTCAAGGAATATCTGGAAATCGGGACGATTCAGGAAGCAACGGGCAAGGAAGATACCCGCGGCATGGTTCAGACGCTGATCGAGGACTTCGCAACAGTTGCTGAAGAGCTGACTGAGGGCATCGAGCTGGCCGAGGAGATCAGTGACCAGCCTACAGCGGACCTGTTCATCAGAATCCGCACCGATCTGGAAAAAAACCAGTGGATGCTGCGTTCGTTTTTGGGCGCGTAA
- a CDS encoding DUF1802 family protein, with amino-acid sequence MNSVALKEWASAIQALAGGQQIILLRKGGIAEETRRFELKSHSFFLYPTYEHQREELLKEPYRQLVAQTMAEEAAAGEGTVRLQVYAEAVEDIEVRDLEQLELLYPFHIWSGQLAAERLRWKAKEPLHVLLLRVYVSEAAVSVPVLDEYSGCRSWIELADMPPAPQWSPVLSDSEFEYRRAEILSVLGS; translated from the coding sequence ATGAATTCTGTCGCGCTAAAGGAATGGGCTTCAGCAATACAAGCCCTGGCCGGAGGACAGCAGATTATCCTGCTGCGCAAAGGAGGCATTGCGGAAGAAACAAGGCGCTTTGAGCTGAAAAGCCATTCGTTTTTTCTTTATCCCACCTATGAGCATCAGCGTGAGGAGCTCCTGAAGGAGCCTTACCGCCAGCTGGTTGCACAGACTATGGCGGAGGAGGCGGCTGCAGGGGAAGGAACGGTCAGGCTGCAGGTGTACGCGGAAGCTGTTGAGGATATCGAAGTGCGGGATCTGGAGCAGCTAGAGCTGCTGTACCCCTTCCATATCTGGAGCGGACAGCTTGCTGCCGAACGTTTGCGCTGGAAGGCCAAGGAGCCGCTGCATGTTCTGCTGCTTCGCGTATATGTAAGTGAGGCTGCAGTGTCCGTACCGGTATTGGACGAATATTCGGGCTGCCGTTCATGGATCGAGCTGGCTGACATGCCGCCGGCACCGCAGTGGAGTCCGGTTCTCAGCGACAGCGAATTTGAGTACCGGAGAGCGGAAATCCTGTCTGTGCTGGGGAGTTAA
- a CDS encoding YunC family protein, with protein sequence MVTLEPVQVGGHTLVGVEVKLPKTTLLTVSTDRGYIMCGALDVGLLNEKLGERKIIAARAVGVRTLAQLLAAPLESVTIEAGKLGIVPGMTGEEALLLML encoded by the coding sequence GTGGTGACGTTAGAGCCTGTTCAGGTAGGCGGACATACGCTGGTCGGAGTCGAGGTAAAGCTGCCCAAAACAACTCTGCTGACGGTCAGCACGGACCGGGGATATATTATGTGCGGGGCGCTTGATGTAGGTTTATTGAACGAGAAGCTGGGTGAACGGAAGATCATTGCAGCAAGGGCGGTTGGTGTGCGTACCCTGGCCCAGCTGCTTGCCGCTCCGCTGGAGTCTGTTACCATAGAAGCCGGGAAGCTGGGCATTGTTCCGGGAATGACCGGTGAAGAAGCGCTGCTGCTTATGCTTTAG
- a CDS encoding DUF423 domain-containing protein gives MAWGALLAMLSVMIGAFGAHMLEDVISSEHLAVYETGVHYHMVHALGLLVIALLIGQWGESTRLRWAGWLLIAGIVLFSGSLYVLSISGISMLGAITPLGGVCFIAGWICLAVEAFFRKQ, from the coding sequence ATGGCCTGGGGAGCTTTGCTGGCGATGCTGTCAGTAATGATCGGCGCCTTCGGGGCTCATATGCTGGAGGATGTAATCAGCAGCGAGCATTTGGCTGTGTACGAAACAGGGGTTCATTACCACATGGTGCATGCGCTTGGCCTGCTGGTCATAGCATTGCTTATCGGGCAATGGGGAGAGAGCACCAGACTGCGCTGGGCAGGCTGGCTGCTCATTGCGGGCATAGTTCTGTTCTCCGGGAGCCTGTACGTGCTCAGCATTTCCGGCATCAGCATGCTGGGGGCTATTACCCCGCTTGGCGGTGTCTGCTTTATCGCAGGCTGGATTTGCCTGGCTGTTGAAGCTTTCTTCCGCAAGCAGTAA
- a CDS encoding cysteine desulfurase, giving the protein MINSSIREQFPILNQKINGHPLVYLDSAATSQKPRQVIEAVKAYYEWDNSNVHRGVHTLGSRATDAYEGAREKVAKFINARSVKEIIFTRGTTTALNIVASSYGPAAVGEGDEIVITQMEHHSNFIPWQQLAKRTGATLKFIPLQQDGTVTLEDAESTITDKTKIVAIAYVSNVMGVTNPVKELAAIAHRHGAVIVVDGAQSTPHMKVDVRELDCDFYAFSGHKMLAPTGIGALYGKKALLEAMEPVEFGGEMIDDVGLYDSTWKELPWKFEGGTPIIAGAVGLGAAIDFLQEVGLDNIHRHEMQLAAYAEQKLSGISDLSIYGPRNRQVGVVTFNLGDVHPHDVATVLDAEGIAVRAGHHCCQPLMRWLQVSSTARASFYLYNTEEDVDALVKGLIKAKEYFSYELG; this is encoded by the coding sequence ATGATTAACAGCAGTATCCGGGAGCAGTTCCCCATTCTGAACCAGAAGATCAACGGGCATCCGCTCGTGTACCTGGACAGTGCGGCGACTTCACAGAAGCCGCGCCAGGTGATCGAGGCGGTCAAAGCCTACTATGAATGGGACAATTCGAACGTGCACCGCGGTGTTCACACGTTAGGCAGCCGGGCAACGGATGCTTACGAGGGCGCACGGGAGAAGGTTGCCAAATTCATCAACGCCCGCAGCGTCAAGGAGATTATATTCACCCGCGGAACTACAACGGCGCTGAATATTGTAGCATCCTCCTATGGTCCTGCAGCAGTCGGTGAAGGTGACGAGATCGTCATCACCCAGATGGAGCATCACAGCAACTTCATTCCGTGGCAGCAGCTGGCCAAGCGGACAGGGGCAACCCTTAAGTTCATCCCGCTGCAGCAGGACGGAACCGTTACGCTGGAGGATGCGGAGTCAACAATCACAGATAAGACCAAGATTGTGGCGATTGCCTATGTATCCAACGTTATGGGTGTTACAAATCCCGTTAAAGAGCTGGCTGCCATTGCTCACCGCCACGGTGCGGTTATTGTGGTGGACGGTGCGCAGAGCACCCCGCATATGAAGGTGGATGTCCGGGAGCTGGACTGCGATTTCTATGCTTTTTCCGGGCACAAAATGCTGGCGCCAACCGGTATCGGCGCTTTGTACGGTAAAAAAGCCCTGCTTGAAGCGATGGAGCCGGTTGAATTCGGCGGAGAAATGATTGACGATGTCGGCCTGTACGACTCGACCTGGAAGGAGCTTCCCTGGAAATTCGAAGGCGGCACACCGATCATTGCCGGTGCTGTCGGCCTGGGGGCTGCTATCGATTTCCTGCAGGAGGTCGGTCTCGATAATATCCACCGCCATGAAATGCAGCTTGCCGCCTATGCGGAGCAGAAGCTGTCCGGGATCAGCGATCTGTCAATCTACGGGCCGCGCAACCGTCAGGTGGGTGTAGTAACCTTTAATCTCGGTGACGTCCATCCGCATGATGTTGCCACCGTGCTTGATGCCGAAGGCATTGCCGTGCGGGCCGGACATCATTGCTGCCAGCCGCTGATGCGCTGGCTGCAGGTCAGCTCAACAGCCCGGGCCAGCTTCTATCTCTACAATACTGAAGAGGATGTAGATGCGCTGGTTAAGGGCCTAATCAAGGCAAAGGAGTACTTCTCTTATGAACTTGGATGA
- the sufB gene encoding Fe-S cluster assembly protein SufB produces the protein MAKKAPDMEEYQYGFRDEHKSIFQSGKGLTEEIVREISAIKNEPEWMLNFRLKSLEQFRKMPMPKWGGNLDDLDFDDIQYYVRPSEKQGKTWEEVPSEIKETFDKLGIPEAEQKFLAGVSAQYESEVVYHSMQKDLEDQGVIFTDTDTALREHPELFKKFFGTIIPPADNKFAALNSAVWSGGSFIYVPKGVKCEVPLQAYFRINSENMGQFERTLILADEDSFVHYVEGCTAPIYSTNSLHSAVVEILCMKNARVRYTTIQNWAPNIYNLVTKRAVAEENATMEWVDGNIGSKLTMKYPAVVLKGRGAKGSVLSIAVAGKDQHQDAGAKMIHLAPDTTSTIVSKSISKHGGKVTYRGLASFGRQAEGAKANIKCDTLILDNQSTSDTIPYNEIMNDNVILEHEATVSKVSEEQLFYLMSRGLTEADATQMIIMGFIEPFTKELPMEYAVEMNRLIKFEMEGSIG, from the coding sequence ATGGCTAAGAAAGCGCCTGATATGGAGGAGTACCAGTACGGGTTCCGTGATGAGCACAAGTCAATATTTCAGTCTGGTAAAGGGCTCACGGAAGAAATCGTCCGCGAAATCTCCGCAATCAAAAACGAGCCGGAGTGGATGCTGAATTTCCGCCTGAAATCCCTGGAGCAGTTCCGTAAAATGCCGATGCCTAAATGGGGCGGCAATCTGGACGATCTGGATTTTGACGATATCCAATATTATGTAAGACCTTCCGAGAAGCAGGGGAAGACGTGGGAAGAGGTTCCTTCTGAAATCAAGGAAACCTTTGACAAGCTTGGTATTCCTGAGGCGGAGCAAAAGTTCCTGGCCGGTGTATCGGCACAGTATGAATCCGAGGTTGTCTACCACAGCATGCAGAAGGACCTTGAGGATCAGGGCGTTATCTTCACAGATACGGATACCGCGCTGCGCGAGCACCCTGAGCTGTTCAAGAAATTCTTCGGCACGATCATCCCTCCGGCTGACAACAAATTTGCCGCACTTAACAGTGCAGTATGGTCAGGCGGAAGCTTCATCTATGTTCCAAAAGGCGTGAAATGCGAAGTGCCTCTGCAGGCTTACTTCCGCATCAACTCCGAGAATATGGGACAGTTCGAGCGTACGCTCATTCTTGCGGATGAGGACAGCTTCGTGCACTATGTAGAGGGCTGTACAGCACCGATCTACAGCACGAACTCCCTGCACAGCGCAGTTGTTGAGATTCTGTGTATGAAGAACGCACGCGTTCGTTATACTACGATCCAGAACTGGGCGCCGAACATCTATAACCTGGTAACCAAGCGTGCTGTAGCCGAAGAAAATGCCACGATGGAATGGGTTGACGGCAACATCGGCTCCAAGCTGACTATGAAATACCCTGCGGTTGTCCTGAAGGGACGCGGAGCGAAGGGTTCGGTATTGTCCATCGCGGTTGCGGGTAAAGACCAGCACCAGGATGCAGGCGCCAAGATGATCCACCTGGCACCTGATACAACATCGACCATCGTCTCCAAATCAATCAGTAAGCACGGCGGCAAGGTAACTTACCGCGGACTCGCATCCTTCGGCCGTCAGGCAGAAGGCGCAAAGGCGAACATCAAGTGCGATACACTGATTCTGGATAACCAGTCTACATCGGATACGATTCCGTACAACGAGATCATGAATGATAATGTCATTCTTGAGCATGAAGCTACGGTATCCAAGGTATCCGAAGAGCAGCTGTTCTATCTGATGAGCCGCGGCCTGACTGAGGCTGACGCTACACAGATGATCATCATGGGCTTCATCGAGCCGTTCACCAAGGAGCTGCCGATGGAATACGCGGTGGAAATGAACAGACTGATTAAGTTCGAAATGGAAGGGTCGATCGGCTAA